A single uncultured Acetobacterium sp. DNA region contains:
- a CDS encoding LytTR family DNA-binding domain-containing protein, with translation MLSIAVCEDEEHHKNLLVDLISQYQFINGYHLSAFQFGHELIAAMKKEKMFDAIFLDMRLENEDGIDIANEIRKTDERTHIIITTSLIEYAVLGYSVNASDFLLKPISQEKLYQILKKLEVDKIKSQSSYHEIEINKVKIVLRTDDILYFESLGRKIKIVTFDAEYEYYYNISVLEKELDAARFILCHRSYIVNLGNIKSIKKGSVILKTGLVIPISLKKNQKVYDEFTKYLTGDLQ, from the coding sequence ATGTTAAGTATAGCAGTCTGCGAAGATGAGGAACATCACAAAAATTTATTGGTGGACTTAATTAGTCAGTATCAATTTATAAACGGTTATCATTTGTCTGCATTTCAATTTGGACATGAATTAATAGCAGCAATGAAAAAAGAAAAAATGTTTGATGCTATTTTTCTTGATATGCGTTTAGAAAACGAAGATGGGATTGATATCGCAAATGAAATCAGAAAAACGGATGAAAGAACCCATATCATTATCACAACGTCCTTAATTGAATATGCGGTACTGGGTTATTCAGTTAATGCCAGCGATTTTTTATTAAAGCCTATTTCACAAGAAAAATTATATCAGATTTTGAAAAAATTAGAAGTAGATAAAATTAAATCTCAATCCAGTTATCACGAAATTGAAATAAATAAAGTAAAAATAGTTTTAAGAACAGATGACATTTTATATTTTGAGAGTCTTGGCAGAAAAATTAAAATCGTGACGTTTGATGCAGAATATGAATATTATTACAATATTTCCGTACTGGAAAAGGAATTAGATGCAGCGCGTTTCATTTTGTGTCACCGTTCTTATATTGTAAATCTTGGGAATATCAAAAGTATCAAAAAAGGGAGTGTTATTTTAAAGACTGGATTGGTGATTCCAATTAGTCTCAAAAAGAATCAAAAAGTATATGATGAATTTACCAAGTATCTAACAGGAGATCTGCAATGA
- a CDS encoding dihydroxyacetone kinase subunit DhaK: MSLKKFINKPENITSELLEGLALANPSILEVTPNNLVINKGLKTANRVTIVTLGGSGHEPALEGFVGEGMIDIAVVGDVFAAPGYKAVFEALQLADKGKGVLLVVLNHAGDMLAGNRTMEEAQKSGINVSMIITREDVAYAPRSEAERRRGLVGCVPLYKIVGAAAAQGKSLHEVATIAQDFADHMATIAVACKTATHPQNGSAFAVIGTDEMEIGMGQHGEGGGGRQEMKSADETAMLMSDLLIDDLNLRSGEEIMVIVNGAGSTTIMEMLIIFRCVHKYLSEKGIIIVANWVEEVLTVQEQAGFQLFFARMNTENLWYWNAPARTPYLVR, encoded by the coding sequence ATGAGTCTAAAGAAATTTATTAATAAACCCGAAAACATCACCTCTGAATTATTGGAAGGCCTGGCATTGGCGAATCCATCAATTCTTGAAGTCACACCTAATAACCTTGTTATCAATAAAGGACTCAAAACTGCGAACAGGGTTACGATTGTAACTCTCGGCGGTTCTGGCCATGAACCTGCCCTAGAAGGCTTTGTCGGCGAAGGTATGATTGATATTGCTGTTGTCGGTGATGTGTTTGCTGCACCTGGTTACAAAGCTGTTTTTGAAGCGCTACAACTCGCTGACAAAGGCAAAGGGGTACTTTTAGTGGTTTTAAACCATGCCGGCGATATGTTAGCTGGAAATCGAACCATGGAAGAAGCCCAAAAATCCGGTATCAATGTAAGCATGATCATTACCCGGGAAGATGTTGCTTACGCCCCTCGTTCTGAAGCTGAAAGACGACGTGGTCTGGTCGGCTGTGTGCCGCTATACAAAATTGTTGGTGCCGCAGCTGCCCAGGGAAAATCCCTCCATGAAGTGGCCACCATCGCCCAGGATTTTGCCGATCATATGGCGACCATTGCCGTTGCATGCAAAACAGCTACCCATCCACAAAATGGTTCCGCTTTTGCAGTGATCGGCACTGATGAAATGGAAATCGGAATGGGTCAGCATGGTGAAGGCGGTGGCGGCCGACAAGAAATGAAAAGTGCTGATGAAACCGCAATGCTCATGTCGGATTTACTGATTGATGACTTAAATCTTCGTTCCGGTGAAGAAATCATGGTCATTGTCAATGGTGCGGGCTCCACGACTATCATGGAGATGCTGATCATTTTCAGATGCGTTCACAAATATTTAAGCGAAAAAGGAATCATCATCGTCGCAAATTGGGTTGAAGAGGTTCTGACCGTCCAGGAACAAGCGGGCTTTCAATTATTTTTTGCCAGAATGAATACCGAAAACCTCTGGTATTGGAACGCCCCGGCACGAACACCATATCTGGTTCGCTAA
- a CDS encoding D-Ala-D-Ala carboxypeptidase family metallohydrolase — protein sequence MDDMILKAPRVHQKLNTDELFYLLKEQDQVFKKKPVNREDYRCDCQGRYCNGFSVSLNPTLVEKIDKLAKELKRSVQIISGVRCEKRNTEVDGSKHSFHLLGRAADIRCETVGIDELAAAAETVGLLVIRDYQGDVVHCQWND from the coding sequence ATGGACGATATGATTCTCAAGGCTCCTCGGGTCCATCAGAAGCTCAATACCGATGAGCTGTTCTATTTATTGAAAGAGCAGGATCAGGTGTTCAAGAAAAAGCCAGTCAATCGAGAAGATTACCGCTGTGATTGCCAAGGCAGATATTGTAATGGATTTTCCGTATCGCTGAATCCGACGTTGGTTGAAAAAATTGATAAACTCGCAAAGGAATTGAAAAGGTCGGTTCAGATCATTTCCGGGGTGCGTTGTGAAAAGCGTAATACCGAAGTTGATGGATCAAAACATTCCTTTCATCTGCTGGGACGAGCCGCAGATATTCGCTGCGAAACCGTCGGCATCGATGAATTGGCAGCGGCGGCTGAAACAGTCGGATTATTGGTAATCCGGGATTATCAGGGCGATGTGGTACATTGCCAATGGAATGACTAA